The Dethiosulfovibrio peptidovorans DSM 11002 nucleotide sequence TAGGCATGGGCAAGGCTCGTGAGATCTCCGAGGCCGTCCGCAAGGGCATAGAGGCCGCCAAGAAGGATCTCAGGGTGGTCAAGAAGGTCGGAAAAACCCTTCCCCATCCCATCATCGGGAAGTTCGGATCCGCCGAAGTTCTTCTCAAGCCGGCAGCCCCCGGTACGGGAGTAATCGCTGGCGGAGTGGTCCGAGCCATCATGGAGCTCGGTGGGGTCAAAGACGTTCTCACCAAGATCGTCGGACGTACCAACAACCCCATCAACGTGGCTCGTGCTACCTTGTCCGCGGTAGGTGCCCTAAGAACTCCGGACGAGATCCTGGCGCTTCGCGGCAAGAAGCGCACTCAGGAAACCGCTTAGGACAGGTGATCGATATGGCTAAACTTATCATCACCTGGAAGAGAAGCACCATAGGTCGTCCTCCCAAGCAGGAGAGGACCGTCAAGGCTTTGGGCCTCAAGAAGCTAAACTCTACGGTGATCCATGAGGATACTCCTCAGATCAGGGGCATGGTGGCCAAGGTTGCTCACCTTGTCGAATGTTCGACCGTAGAGGAATAGGGAGGGAAGTCCAGTGAAACTCAACGATCTCCATCCCGCACCGGGAACGAAGAGAAAACCCAAAAGGGTTGGATGCGGCGCAGGATGCGGCAGCGGAAA carries:
- the rpmD gene encoding 50S ribosomal protein L30, with product MAKLIITWKRSTIGRPPKQERTVKALGLKKLNSTVIHEDTPQIRGMVAKVAHLVECSTVEE
- the rpsE gene encoding 30S ribosomal protein S5; protein product: MNGRQANSDMLERVVAINRVSKVVKGGKRFRFSVLVVVGDGESKVGVGMGKAREISEAVRKGIEAAKKDLRVVKKVGKTLPHPIIGKFGSAEVLLKPAAPGTGVIAGGVVRAIMELGGVKDVLTKIVGRTNNPINVARATLSAVGALRTPDEILALRGKKRTQETA